The proteins below are encoded in one region of Tsuneonella sp. CC-YZS046:
- a CDS encoding LLM class flavin-dependent oxidoreductase: MKMGMFQTPFLGPERTPAQVFDWAVQQGIAAEKAGFEEYWVGEHATLNWEAIPSPELVISALVRETSRIKLGPLAHLLPYHHPATLAVQTAWLSHILQGRYQLGVAAGAYPTDAAMRGLTDLGENHKMMFEALEIMEKVWAGKPFQHDGAYWKAGLADSDPGHPLRDQRPWGGAMPMAMTGLSPNSPSIRFAAERGWIPASVYSGNAGLIDHFNIYAETAAKHGHKADRSVHRVVRDVFVADTDAEARKLAIEGGMGRAWREYLLPVYHAFGIFEGLLERTGKTKADVDGDFLADHMWIVGSPETVREKIEQWCDELGGPFGTLMIYSYDYIDNPTPWEESMQRLAQEITPRIGARVPA; encoded by the coding sequence ATGAAGATGGGTATGTTCCAGACGCCGTTCCTCGGCCCGGAACGGACACCGGCGCAAGTGTTCGATTGGGCGGTCCAGCAGGGGATCGCGGCGGAAAAGGCCGGGTTCGAGGAATATTGGGTGGGCGAGCACGCGACTCTCAATTGGGAAGCCATACCAAGCCCGGAGCTGGTGATTTCCGCGCTGGTCCGCGAAACCAGCCGCATCAAGCTGGGGCCGCTCGCGCATTTGCTGCCCTATCACCATCCGGCCACGCTGGCCGTGCAGACCGCATGGCTGAGCCATATATTGCAGGGCCGCTACCAGCTCGGGGTCGCGGCGGGGGCCTATCCCACCGATGCCGCGATGCGGGGGCTGACCGACCTCGGCGAAAATCACAAGATGATGTTCGAGGCGCTGGAGATCATGGAGAAGGTGTGGGCGGGCAAGCCGTTCCAGCATGACGGCGCATATTGGAAAGCCGGCCTCGCGGATAGCGACCCCGGGCACCCCCTGCGCGACCAGCGCCCCTGGGGCGGCGCCATGCCGATGGCGATGACCGGGCTGAGCCCCAATTCCCCGTCGATCCGCTTCGCGGCCGAGCGCGGCTGGATCCCGGCATCGGTCTATTCAGGCAACGCCGGGCTGATCGATCATTTCAACATCTATGCCGAGACGGCGGCGAAACACGGCCACAAGGCCGACCGTTCCGTCCATCGCGTGGTGCGCGACGTATTCGTGGCCGATACCGATGCCGAAGCGCGCAAGCTGGCGATCGAAGGCGGCATGGGCCGGGCCTGGCGCGAATATCTGCTGCCCGTCTATCATGCCTTCGGGATTTTCGAGGGCCTGCTGGAAAGGACCGGCAAGACCAAGGCGGATGTCGATGGCGATTTCCTGGCCGATCACATGTGGATCGTCGGCTCGCCCGAGACGGTGCGGGAAAAGATCGAGCAGTGGTGCGACGAGCTGGGCGGCCCGTTCGGCACGCTGATGATCTACAGCTACGATTACATCGACAATCCCACGCCGTGGGAAGAATCGATGCAGCGCCTCGCCCAGGAGATCACACCGCGAATCGGCGCCCGTGTGCCGGCCTGA
- a CDS encoding nuclear transport factor 2 family protein gives MSDLQARLDRLETIQALTRVINSYHQTADRFDWEAWAEHFTDDATFVFEHGFGEMTGREGILEICKSSMDPYYDLMQHVMVNLDFEITGPATAKGRANLIFTAIFDAEKRDNYYQAGGIYRWEFAKTARGWLISKAYLDFVWNNGNDQGGVFESEHEAELTVSQ, from the coding sequence ATGAGTGACCTGCAAGCCAGGCTGGATCGGCTTGAGACGATTCAAGCCCTCACGCGCGTGATAAACAGCTATCACCAGACGGCCGATCGCTTCGACTGGGAAGCCTGGGCCGAGCATTTCACCGACGATGCGACCTTCGTTTTCGAGCATGGCTTCGGCGAGATGACCGGGCGCGAGGGGATTCTCGAAATCTGCAAGTCGAGCATGGACCCCTATTACGACCTGATGCAGCACGTCATGGTCAATCTCGATTTCGAGATCACCGGCCCGGCCACCGCCAAGGGGCGCGCCAACCTGATCTTCACCGCGATCTTCGATGCGGAGAAGCGCGACAATTACTATCAGGCAGGCGGCATCTACCGCTGGGAGTTCGCCAAGACGGCAAGGGGATGGCTGATCTCCAAGGCCTATCTCGACTTCGTCTGGAACAATGGCAACGATCAGGGCGGCGTGTTCGAAAGCGAGCATGAAGCCGAGCTGACCGTTTCGCAATAA